The genomic DNA NNNNNNNNNNNNNNNNNNNNNNNNNNNNNNNNNNNNNNNNNNNNNNNNNNNNNNNNNNNNNNNNNNNNNNNNNNNNNNNNNNNNNNNNNNNNNNNNNNNNNNNNNNNNNNNNNNNNNNNNNNNNNNNNNNNNNNNNNNNNNNNNNNNNNNNNNNNNNNNNNNNNNNNNNNNNNNNNNNNNNNNNNNNNNNNNNNNNNNNNNNNNNNNNNNNNNNNNNNNNNNNNNNNNNNNNNNNNNNNNNNNNNNNNNNNNNNNNNNNNNNNNNNNNNNNNNNNNNNNNNNNNNNNNNNNNNNNNNNNNNNNNNNNNNNNNNNNNNNNNNNNNNNNNNNNNNNNNNNNNNNNNNNNNNNNNNNNNNNNNNNNNNNNNNNNNNNNNNNNNNNNNNNNNNNNNNNNNNNNNNNNNNNNNNNNNNNNNNNNNNNNNNNNNNNNNNNNNNNNNNNNNNNNNNNNNNNNNNNNNNNNNNNNNNNNNNNNNNNNNNNNNNNNNNNNNNNNNNNNNNNNNNNNNNNNNNNNNNNNNNNNNNNNNNNNNNNNNNNNNNNNNNNNNNNNNNNNNNNNNNNNNNNNNNNNNNNNNNNNNNNNNNNNNNNNNNNNNNNNNNNNNNNNNNNNNNNNNNNNNNNNNNNNNNNNNNNNNNNNNNNNNNNNNNNNNNNNNNNNNNNNNNNNNNNNNNNNNNNNNNNNNNNNNNNNNNNNNNNNNNNNNNNNNNNNNNNNNNNNNNNNNNNNNNNNNNNNNNNNNNNNNNNNNNNNNNNNNNNNNNNNNNNNNNNNNNNNNNNNNNNNNNNNNNNNNNNNNNNNNNNNNNNNNNNNNNNNNNNNNNNNNNNNNNNNNNNNNNNNNNNNNNNNNNNNNNNNNNNNNNNNNNNNNNNNNNNNNNNNNNNNNNNNNNNNNNNNNNNNNNNNNNNNNNNNNNNNNNNNNNNNNNNNNNNNNNNNNNNNNNNNNNNNNNNNNNNNNNNNNNNNNNNNNNNNNNNNNNNNNNNNNNNNNNNNNNNNNNNNNNNNNNNNNNNNNNNNNNNNNNNNNNNNNNNNNNNNNNNNNNNNNNNNNNNNNNNNNNNNNNNNNNNNNNNNNNNNNNNNNNNNNNNNNNNNNNNNNNNNNNNNNNNNNNNNNNNNNNNNNNNNNNNNNNNNNNNNNNNNNNNNNNNNNNNNNNNNNNNNNNNNNNNNNNNGGTTGGAAAAAAACAAggatttcccccctcccccctttttgttttttttttttttttttttttgggcaaGTATGTGGCTTTCATGATTTAATTACAGAACATTTACAGGAAGTGATCCCACATAGATTAAGTCATGTGCCTTCTGAGAGAAGTCAAGGATCACTTACACACTCAGTTCAGCACTGATAGAGCATAATccattttttcctaaattgttttttaaaaaaatcagtctacAGTTGTGCACCCATACTCCTGCCAATGGtgtatttatatttgatttttaatctcaATGtggacaaataaattttattcagtttttcaaaataaaatgtcattaacCATTTGATGTTCAAAATGTCCCCACTTTGGCTGGTGGAAGCCTCTTCAAGCTGTTTTAAGTATTGTTTTGATGTGGCATTACCTATGtatatgaataaatgtatatatgcgTATATCTTCATGTaatcatatatgtatgtatatatctatatacttGCATGCATAACCACATACCTATGCAtatgtatatttgcatatatattttttgtttttattaattgtaaatttattctgatgtttttaattttattttttgaagttttttataaatagtaattttttttattatattatgttagtcaccatacagtacatccctaggttttgatgtcaagttccatgattcattacttgcatatattttttaaataactatggTGCTAATAGGTAGCCCTATagcttcttttttaattcatctaTTATAACAGTAAGCAAATTTTCCCGAAGTGAGATTCTTGGTcataaattaaggaaaattaatacccatcaccagcctatggtgcactgggtgttatatgcaagtaatgaatcatgggactttacataaaaaaactaggaatgtactgtatggtgactaacataatataataaaaatattataaaaaataaattaaggaaaattaatgttttttggtatgtattattgttattttaaagaattctgcagcttgttttattgaagtattgTTGAGATACAATactatactagtttcaggtgtacagtataatgattcaccaattctatacattacacagAGCTCACCCTGATAAATGCAGTTACATCTGTCACcaaatgttattataatattattgactatattccctatgctgtattttcattctAATGAGTTACTTATTTTAGAACAGGAAgattatacctcttaatcccctccacGTACTTATTCCATcctaccaccccctcccctctggtaaccattagtttcttctctgtatttatgagtctttttctgtttttttaattgttgtttgtcttgctttttggatttcacatgtaagtgaaaccactTGGTGTTTGACTTTCTCTgtcttgactcatttcacttagcacaacatCAAAgttgtcacaaaaggcaagatcttattctttattatggttgagtaatattccatattccagtaatattccatatattctaataaatatataatccatataatctaacacacacacacataatatatctgtatccattcatctatcagtggacacttaggttgcttccatagcttgtaaataatgcttcagttaacataggagtgcagatatcttttcgaatagatgttttgttttctttgggtaaatacccagcactggaattgttggatcatatggtatttctatttttaatctttttttttacattttaaaatcacttttattgctgtgtaatttACACAGAATAAAAGTCACTAATTTTTAGATATACAATTCAATGACTTGCCAAATATATGCAGTTATGTAACCACAAATGcaagaaatgcatttaaaatgtagCTGGTGGCTAATCATTATTTGGAGAAAGTTTAAAGAATAACACAAAATCTNTTGGAGAAAGTTTAAAGAATAACACAAAATCTATAATTTATAAAGGGAAATGTGGATATATTAAATCTAGGTGGttaaatgtggaaaaattaaattctaaataatagAAAGCACTATTAATGACTGTATCTGATTCCTCACAGCCTCATCCATGATAaattgtcaatattttaaaaacttagataAACAAACTTAATTTGTTATAACAAAATGGCACTCTGCCataatcttatttatatttaattgattACTGAgtgttttacttttcatttgattatgattaatatgcattttgttttggttaatagtttttatgttttattcattttaaaatgggtatattacatttttgaaaagtattgggaagaattaatttcatattaaaaatgctaatcatctgatattttccacagtgtttttacttttatttttatagtgtttccatcttcatataaaaatatcaatatgcATATCTATATACactatctatatctatgtatagCTACATATgatatgattttgattttaatgtCTTGGTTACTGTCAgctatttcctctttgttttgttaatgaagGATGTTAAGAAAGAAttttccaggggtgcctgtgtggctcagtcggttaagtgtacgactcttgatttcaggtcagatcatggtctcagggttgtgagatctagtcctgcattgggctccacactgggcctaaagcctgcttaagattctcttcctccctctctgtctgcccctcctccctccctctcaaaacaaaatgaatgcattttccttcttaatgtctaaatatttatatatttcttttgtttttttcttaacatttaaatatCCATTGAAAATTTCCTTGAGTTCATTTTGAAAGGCAAAGACCTACATTTTCCAAGTTTCATCTCCTTGTGCCAACACTGTTGATTGAATAATTCACCTTGTCCACACTGATATATGATTCTTCAGTAATCTGAGAGGTCACTAAATTTACTTAGGCTTTTCATTCAGTTCTTTACATCGAAGCTTTGGTGACTGCTTGACAGCAGAAATATAGCAAGCAACTCCTTAAAATCCCCGATAATTTTCTATTGCTCTTAGGATGTAAGGCAAAGTTCAATTCACGGATACAAGCTTGCATCCTGGCTGGCCTATTACTCCAGCCTGATTTCAATTGTTCATCCTCTTGCCCTGCTAACCTTCCTGTCTCATGATCTTTGCACATGGTGTTTCGATAGTCTGGACTCTACTTTTCGGTAGTAAGTCCTTGTTAAGCAGAATCTGAACAATCACCACTTGAATGAGTCACATAGTACTGATGGTACTCTGTTCGTTTCCTGTAAATCTATTATCAGAGTTCTATCTGTATAAAGCTGTTTAATGTCTAGATCCACCATTAGCCTGTAAACCTCCTGAAGTCAAGATCAGTGTTTTACCTCAAAACTTGACACAGTACCAGGCAGATGGTAGATCCTCAGTAGGATTATTACCTTATTCTCTTTATGTGTAAAagctgaatggataaattaatatatgaatgtttttttttaagaatttatttatttatttgacagagatagagacagccagcgagagagggaacacaagcagggggagtgggagaggaagaagcagggctcacagcagaggagcctgatgtggggctcaatcccataacgccaggatcacgccctgagccaaaggcagacgcttaactgctgtgccacccaggtgcccccaatatatgaatgttttttaaaaagttaatgtttaaatttttttaaaaaaatgttgctttaaaGAAAACACCTTATGGCTGTTACTGaagatttcttcttaaaatcaGACTTAATGAAAGctcaaatctgtgtttttaaataataatttttgataagttctttcttcattattttggttTGGTCTTTTAGGTTCAGCAGGCAAAGCCAATGTATGAAGCAAATTACTCTGAAGTGTCTCAATTTGTATTCTTGGGACTTTGTACCTATAGACTAGTGCAGCATTTTCTCCTTGCCTTCTCTACAGTGTTTTATGTAACAATTGTTTTGGGAAACCTCCTTTTGGTGTTCACAGTGACCTTTGACCCTTACTTACAttcccccatgtacttctttctcatttattgatttgtgtctTTCTACCTTAACGGTTCCCAAGATGATATCTGATCTGCACTCAGGGCACAAAACCATATCCTTTCAGGGATGTGTCATCCAGATATTTGTCCTTCATGTCCTGGGTGGATCAGAGATGGTGCTGCTCGTTGCCATGGCCCTGGACCAATACGTGGCCATATGTAAGCCCCTCCACTACCTGACTGTCATGAGCCCGCAGATGTGCATTTCACTTCTGTCTGGTTCTTGGGCTGttggcttcattcattcagtggCCCAGTTAGCTTTTTTTGGCCACTTGCCTTTTTGTGGTCCTAATGAGATAGATAGCTTTTACTGTGACCTTCCTTGGTTTATCAGACTGGCCTGCACAGACACCTACAGAATGGAATTTGTGGTTACTGCCAACAGTGGGTTCATTTCCATGGGCACCTTCTTCTTATTACTTATCTCCTATATCTTCATCCTGGTCACTGTGTGGAAACCGTCCATACGTGGTGGTTTGTCTAAGGCCTTTTCTACTCTGTCAGCTCACATCACCGTGGTGATTTTGTTCTTTGTATCATGCATCTTTGTTTATGTGTGGCCATTTCCCACCGTGTCAGTGGATAAATTTCTTGCCATTTTGGACTTTATGATTACACCCATTCTGAATCCTGTTATCTACACACGGAGGAACAAGGACATGAAGATGGCAATGAAGAGGCTGTGTAGTCAGCTCCTGAGTTTGAGAATGATCTAAATAACTCATGAGAAACAAGCCGTGCCTTTTGAAAGTAATACTGTGTGCCTAAATGTTAAAGGGTTATATACTATCTTAAAacaattaatttctttcttcatttcagcAGTTCAAAAATCTTGGATAGTTTATTCCATGTTAATGGCCAATAGtgtgattatacacacacacacacacacacacacacacacgtatgtctAAGactattttgcatattttaaaattttccaatactgaaaatacacattttgtgtGGCTTACATTTTGCATAGTCCATAGAATCTTGGAAAGTTTTATGAATTTGAAGTCACGGTGCTGTGTTTGCAGAGCAATGATGTAAAAAATTTTTCTGTGTTACTGGGTTGGAACACATTCTCATGTAAAGGGAATGATCGGTTCTTACAACTTATTTTTGGCAAGCAAAGCAggcttgtttttaaattgattCAGGTGTgctgttgcttttttctttcctttattacttATGTTAACAGATACACTCTGTTGCATCAACATAATTTTTTCATAGGTTAAATATTATCAGATATTCACCTATGGAGAAAACAATAAAGTGAATCAAAATAGTTAAGCAGTTATTAGTATTTGAGATTATATTAGGATCTGGTTTCTAAGAGGGAAAAGTTATATCTTCTTCTTCTCAACTTTGCTTTTAGCTATACCCTTTAAATGTGTGCTGACATTAGAAGGACATTAATTAAGAAGTAGCATTCATTAAAGAGAGTAGAACTAGGATGGGATTTTGGAAATGTTAAAGAGAAGGAATTCAAATGTAGTATTACTCAAGCATGGATACATGCAGTACTGAACACCACTCCATGCTCAAGCATTAAGGCTGTGCTTTTAGGCTTGCAGGCCTGACAGTTCACCAACACACAGAGTAAGTCAATGCCTTTTGAagctttggtttttaaattttattcttatattgaAATGTAATTTCCTTCCGTATGTATTTCATATTGTATTTCTCATGTACAGTCTAGAACTAGATTGAAATAGCTTCCATACTGTCTCCTccttttatgtttgaaaataaaaatgatgatactATTTCTTGTACCTTTAAGATAAACATGCTTTCTGAGGCTAAACATctaaagtctttaagaaaaatccCCCATTTAGAAACTTTCTTGAGGATTATACATGTATCTAAGTATGTAGGTACCTTTTTATGAGGTAAACTGAAGTGCCAGTTTAATTTCCAGTTAAAATCTGTTTCTGTTGCAACCTGGGCATATGCTGATAATGATTCCAGCcatgaagcagagaaaaatatatgagaGTATTCCATCATAAATGAAATGTCATTAAATCTGCAAAACAAGATGTAGAAGAATATGAGAATCAGAAGTTCAAAATATCTGATTGGAAATTTCTTTGTCCCACTTCTGGATcttggagagacagaaggagcagCCCTTTTAAGGGATGCGGCATCTGTGTAGCAAAGAACTGTCAAAGCATAGAACTGGGAGAAATAGGAGCAGACTCTGGCTTAAATGTCAGACTCCCCCTGCTCTTATCAAgattcttgaataaatatttctgaatctgTTGTATGCCCTctggttatttttttccagagactTCAAAaagtttaaggattttattttgttttcggTATTTTTGTGTTATTGCTGTTTTTCTGGTGAGACATTTTCCAAACTTCTCACACAGCCCATCCTAGTTTATTCCTCTTTATTGATcaatacacaaataatgaatgggtcattgcagttttcttatccatttaGGTTGTTGCAAGTGTTGGTGATCATGAATTGAGTGTCTGTGAACATTCACAAAGTGTTTGTATGGAATAGAGacaatacagttgacctttgaacaaagCAGGAATTCAGGGTGCTAACCCCCTACATAGCTGAAAATCCATGTGTGACTTgtgactctcccaaaacttaacaACTAATAGCCTAGtgttgactggaagctttacCAATAATACCATAAAATATTGATTGacatatatcttatatattttgtgcattatatactgtattctttaaTAAAGTAAGAAGAACACAAGAAAATGctatcaagaaaatcataaggaagagaaaatatatttacagtagtgtactgtatttttcaaaagaacttgGCCTATAGGTGAGCCTGggcagttcaaatccatgttgttcaagggtcaactgtaatcaGTTCCTTTCAGAATGTGAATGTGCTGGATAGCAGTGCCTGCAGAGCCTGGGATTCCAGCTAGGACCCCAGATCTTCAGGTGCAGTTTCTTGGAGTTAGACCCATTTTCCTGTTATACAAATAGAACTTGAAAGTTGTTCTCTCATCTTGGCCAGTGCTCTTCATTATACTCTGATCAAAGCTTGtctaagaaattagaaaatatgtaaaatctttgtACTTCCTAAGCTGTTGTCccatttttctctatcttttcccTGTCCATTCCTAGTCTCCACACCCATCAGGCCATTTCTGCAAAGGTTTGACCTCAGCTGGTTGTCGTAGAAGAGTAGCGTTAATAAGCTCAGTCATGATATGATATGCATGACTGAAAACAAGAAGATGTGCTACcgtttgtatttttgtatatttaagtaatgaatgtattttttataataattttttattatgttatgttagtcaccatacagtatatccttagtttttgatgtagtattccatgattcattatttgtgtataacacccagtgctccttgcagtaagtgccctccttagtacccatcactggtctatcccagtcccccacccacctcccctctgaagccctcagtttgcttcccagagtccatagcctctcgtGGATCATTCCCCCTACTGTTTACCCCCcacccctttcattcttcccttccttctcctaccaatctccctgctatttcttatgttccatcaatgagtgaaaccatatgataattgtctttctctgcttgacttatttcacttagcataatctcctccagtcccgactatattgctgcaaatgttgggtaattgttctttctggtggctaagtaatattccattgtatatatggaccacatcttcttaatccagtcatctgttgaagggcatctcggctccttccacaatttagctattgtggacaaaggtgctatgaacattggggtgcatatggccttctcttcactacgtctgtatctttggggtaaatacccagtagtgcaattgctgggtcatagggtagatctatttttaactttttaagggacctccacactcttttccaaagtggctgtaccaacttgcattcccaccaacagtgtagagggatcccctttctccacatcctctccaacatttgttgtttcctgccttgtcaatttttgacattctaactggcataaggt from Ailuropoda melanoleuca isolate Jingjing unplaced genomic scaffold, ASM200744v2 unplaced-scaffold8686, whole genome shotgun sequence includes the following:
- the LOC117800882 gene encoding LOW QUALITY PROTEIN: olfactory receptor 4F6-like (The sequence of the model RefSeq protein was modified relative to this genomic sequence to represent the inferred CDS: inserted 2 bases in 1 codon), whose protein sequence is MYEANYSEVSQFVFLGLCTYRLVQHFLLAFSTVFYVTIVLGNLLLVFTVTFDPYLHSPMYFXFSFIDLCLSTLTVPKMISDLHSGHKTISFQGCVIQIFVLHVLGGSEMVLLVAMALDQYVAICKPLHYLTVMSPQMCISLLSGSWAVGFIHSVAQLAFFGHLPFCGPNEIDSFYCDLPWFIRLACTDTYRMEFVVTANSGFISMGTFFLLLISYIFILVTVWKPSIRGGLSKAFSTLSAHITVVILFFVSCIFVYVWPFPTVSVDKFLAILDFMITPILNPVIYTRRNKDMKMAMKRLCSQLLSLRMI